The sequence CTATTACAACATAAATTATTCTTCAATCACTAAAGGATTATACGGAAAATACGCGCGGAGTATATACCTGGCCTCTTCGGtttgccaagcgttagcaagtggcgaattgATGATGCAAccggtataaaaaaaaacggttgGCAGGActggaaaagagctgccaaagattacatttgtttggaagcacttaatgagtattagtaagTCCGCGTTTATACAGGGAAACGTTTATTGCTTCAATTCGTTACTTGTGATGCTCGTGCTCCGTCAACACCCTTTGTGTTTTCGTTCTTCCCAATGTTGTCGACTTTAGACTAAAAACTAGCAATTGCTAAGTGTGTGAACACGATGGGCAATACCAGAATTCGCAATATTGAAGCAACAAAACGCGGTCTAATGAAACTCTCTTAAAATGGGGttgcagcattgaaaatagtgaatcagaccagttttataaagtaaaacCATACTCACTAGCGGTGAGTGTGGCTCGATAACTTTCTTTCAcaagcaaatttttcgtcaagcaaGCATAGTCTAAACATAATGTGCACAACGAATCCACTAAGTTAGTCCCTGCTACTACTATACAAAATTTTCTCTCACCTAAATTGCGTCCAAAATGGTTTGAGCTCATTCAAGCGCACTTCCAACGATTGTCGAGTGCATTCCCAATTCTGTTTGCGCTGCACTGCGTCGTCGACGGGCCCGTTGGATTTTGGCAAACCCGCTGTTATCGCATCCAAAGCATTGAGGCTCAACGCAGCTGCATGAGCTGAGGTGGCGCGTGTTACCGTTGTTGTACCATCATCGCTCACAGTCCAATCTACCAGCGGATCATAAACAAATGCCTCCAGCAATGTGAGCAAAGTTTCGCGCTCCTTGCGCAATATTTTAAGCACATGCTCACAGCCCACACGGAAAGTTccctgtaaaaaaaaattaggaaaatgaAAGTTAGCgctaaatatagtaaataaattaaatgataaaAGAATTAATGATAAATAAGTATATTACATTGAATGGAAATATCGAATACTGGAGTAATGGAATTACATaaatacagaaaatatatgtatctatatatgtatgtatgtaaattatattGTTAATTGAAAATACGCAGGTTCTCGGAATctaaacatgtttttatattttttatattatattgcaCCTTTCAACCCATATTAATGAATTCCAGTATACACCTACACGCAGTCcttatttaattattgtattatatgcAGTTGTTTTACAGGCCAAAAAGGATTAAAAAGGTGATTGAttgatattcgaaaaaaaactttgCCGCCTAAGGGGTGACTATGAAGACCACATTAGCATAATACTTTggttagaaaaataaaagttattccaTTGTAAATACTCTTGGtgttttaggttaggttagggccTCGGCGGGGGATTTCACGATGAGTAGAaaattgaaaagtcaaaaaaaaaatgacgaaaaaatttcgaagtcaaaaaagtttcgaaaatgcattgttttaaagaaatttatcaattatttcAACTAATAACAGCACACCTCTACAGTACTGAGATTCCGTTAAGTCAGTGCTTGAAAGATGGCATGCGATAGTTATTTGGGTCAATAGATTTTAGCATAATAATGTTAGAGATattattaaatagaaaattttccTATATACAACTCGATATGAAAATGCTAAAACTACGATACATAGTAGATATTTCTTTTGTATCAGATATGCACAATAACACGTACTGATACCAATTTTTTAGGTAGGTACCATTGATTTGCTCATTTTCGAATACCATCAACGAATGCCTGGCATGAACTATTTCGCCATCTCATTATCTGCTACGATTCACACTCAAATATTTATATGGGGTTCATAACATTATTTGATGGATCGCTAGAGTATTCGTATTAACAATGGCGGTACCTAAGCAGTGCTATGTCCTAATCCAGTGGTTTGATGAAAATAAACCGAAAAGGAAGAAGTTCCTGACGAGTCATGTCGTGCAGTGCTATTGTTTTTGATTAGATATGAAACCGCACTAAGTTCAAGAAAAacccaaaaataattaatacaaaatttgatcgaCTTCGGTAGCTTTTTCAACTAATTTacatacttagtcctgccataagttctgttacaagttaagtccgttatagatatgaaattatcaTATTTTTGTGATGAAGTTAGTTTCATTTaagtttgtaaataaatattaaaaaacaaaaattttaattttcgttcgaaatggtcacaatttgcttttacataagccttcaaacgataaggccattcagctattacAGCATGCACGGTTTCCATCgctattgacgtcgctgctcgaaccaaagattgtttgagactctccaaatttctgtgaagtcttcgacaggccatgttctccaattcttaccgcaaactgtagtccaatggattcagatctgaacttctagacggccaatcttctgtggctattaacccaggaatattgtttttaggcACTGCTGAGTGGTTTTTGTCTTATGggttggagcggaatcttgttGGAAGATCTccagcgctctccattgaagaaagTACTGCGCAACTGCtccaccacgccttctaagacattctCCTGGTATACTTTTGCCTCGGTCTTTAccactttttcgcagaaatgacaagacattccccaccaaaccattacggaggctggatagtggccacgctgaacccttggaacaacatttttgcgtctttagaagatTTAGCAtacattttgtcgttttgcttatcaAAAAGTTCTTCAACAGTGAGAATTTTCTCatttgtgaaaagaatattttcatggtcgTTGACCACGTGCGacagaagaagctgcttgcatctgtcgagtctagttttcttcaaacgcgttgtcaaaagatgaccagttgagcgacgggaGGCTTTCaggtggagatcatctctaattagtcttggcaTAGaactggtcgatacattcatttccttggacatgattttctgctttctagggGTGattctgcgatttttttctcgaacggcgtttatggctgcactggttccaACCACGCCGAGGTTCGAGGACGAccccacttctttttctgtctgtcacttcagacgtttgggataAACGATTGATCATGCGGTAAAccaacattctcgaaatattaatatttttcagcaattcgtaaatctcacttgcacttttatcacacttttgtaatgcaatgcTATATTCCTTAGCCTCCACTCCATTGTTATccagcgaaatttgccacgaaactgagtataatttgtgAGTAGACACTGCACaggagcaaaagcaaaaaatagcgtaacttttttctgcgaatttgttctcgccctatgcattgcaaaatttgtcacagaatttatggcaagactaagtataccTATAAGTAATACTTATTTATACAATCCGGACAACCGATAATCACGCACAAACACAATCAGGTCCACAACTGCAAGATCTCTGGCAGGCTGGCTCCTTCTTGCGTGACTCCTTCAATTGTGTTTTTGTGATGTAGAAAATAATTATCGCCTTTATAAGAGCTTGCAATTACTGATTTCTGTCGACAATATTGATATCATTATCTAATAAACAGTCAGTGCATTTACATCTCAGTACCCACGCCACTTATGCCTTGTTTTCATTCATCATTATTTTGACGACAAAATTTGACATAATATGCCATAATATCACTCAAAATGGCAGGTGCTTTCTAGCAATGGCACGCTTTGTCATAAACAAtgacacaataaaaaaacattcaataCTAACTGCTAactatattctcatagacttggaattgaaaaatctgtgcgtctccctaatactagcagtgtcttccaggcgaaagtactggcaattggggaagcttatAGGCGACTAATCatggatttctcttttaagggcaatagcGGATAGCCaaactgcaatccaggcactggatttagctacaacaacctctatggtggtggaacaaagttctccaccttgagtgaaaaccaaaaagtaaccttaatttgggtcccgggacaccggaacatagaaggtaacgaaaaagccgaTGAACTGCCAAGAGGGGGATCAGCCATGAATAGCGTTCTTGCAgtaccggtattcacaccattaggtgcagtcaagaatgcaatttccctaaaatgccttcgaatcgcagattgtagatggagagaccagacgaaatgcaaaatcagcaggcgTTGCTAAATTATGTTTGTTAtattggtacactcttcatatgaacgcttgtgaagtttcatttcaatcggccaattcattctttgtttgcatgccatttagtatcgacgtgttaCAGTGTTTTCTACAAGgggaaaaatcaagtatcgtgcattaattgaatttttattttttgggaagatttaaaagcaaagaaaattcttgaacgaatgttgaaagtgtacaaGGACTTTTCACCACAAATTAGTACAGACGAAAAATGTGTTGCTGAATATAAACGTGATCGTACAAGCCTATTGGATAATCGTCAAGTGACGAAAAGAGATTTAATAGAAGCTCTAGTCAGTGTAAGCAATACTttaactgaagtattgggtttcagaaagctgtgtgcccaatgggtgccgcattcgctaatgATGGTACAAAACCACATTCGattgcgactttctcagcaacatttagagcgttttcgaaaggataaagtgagTTTTGCGCGTCGATTCAtcgctatggatgagacttgggtctatcaccatgatcttaaatcaaaacaagaggttaAAGAGTGATGTAAACTTGGTTCTTCGGCTtcaaaacgagttcgtgtccagaaatcggcaaaaGTGTTAGCTTCAGTTTTTCGGGAtgtgaaaggaattttgtttgtggattactggtttgttggttggtttgagtggtgattcttccagaatccaactagcgcttccgcaccattttgttgccacatcctcgttagcAACTTGTgtaccagttatttacggcatgactatatcagtctgtgcggtttaagaaccttactAGGCTGTAGACATCTGAGCCAGACAGTtcttcgagactctcgaacagcggtttgcccagagttaacattctgtccttccatagggcaggacattcacagaggaagtggcagattgtttcctttttctccggttgtttacaactgtgacagtatgtgttgtaagggatgcccattttggctgcttgttctccgacagaccaaaagccaattaggactgccgttagtctccaggcgtcccgtcgtttcctGTTTAACAATATTGATGATTGTTCGAGGTTGTAGGTGGACCatcgttctgctgattttgcatttcgtctggtctctccatctacaatccgcgattcgaggGTATTTTAGAGAAAGTGTACTCTTAACTgcgcctaatggtgtgaataccgattctgcaagagcgatattcatggcagattaccttcaatattccgatgtcccggtacccaaattaaggtaacattatggatttcgctcaaggtggaaaggctattccactttgttccaccaccatagaggttgttgtagctaaATCCAGTGCCtgaattgcagcttggctataggaaagaatagcgatatttcccttaaaagagaaatctgcgattagtagcctacaagcttccccaattgccagtacttccgcctggaagacactgctagTATaatattagggagacgcacagatttttcaattttaagtctatgaaaatatttatcagctccaacaccacaatccattttagaaccatctgtgtagactgtagtgtcgaagttatttaatgagaatcccttattccattcctcggatgacttgcaaactggtaaaacaatgaattctgaatattattgaaaccttttagaccagctgaaggaaaaaatacccagtttgcagaagaaaaaaattatttcaaaggaAATTGGTACACATATTACCTTTTGGCCAAAGCAATTTggtcattttcaaaaaacgtaATGCCTCTGTTTTAAACGAACCAAAATTACGCACATTTGGTACAAATAATGAACCAAAAAAAAGGCACATGTAAAACTTTGAGAATTGGGCGGTGTTACATCCATTTTTGGGTAAATGCGTGTATCTCGATAAATCCCAGCTCCCCAGATCTTAATACATATTCTAGAGATCAGATAGAAACCACGTCCACTCTTCATATTTTAAGAGTAAGCCCGTCTCCTGCCACAAGCTATTACTCTCATTGTTTATGAGTCTGGTCGATTCCAGATCAAatcgaaatttattaaaatgtgcaCGCGTATTAAAGTTCAATTTGGACCTTTTTACttattgtggttttttttttgtggttgggCTCCCAAACCTAATTCAACCCAACATATTCCAATACTCCCTAATATCttgggttttctttgattaaataCAATTGATTGGGTTAGAGCGACTTCACTTCCATCGTTGCCAAAACTAAATTCCTGTTATCGCCAATATAGCAACAAAATCGCGAGCATTTACTGATGATTGAGTGGGTATTTATGGAAAAGCGGGGGATAATAAGTGGCGTGGGAAAAAACGCAGCTCCTCGTATTTTGCGTAAACTAAAACTCCCAGTTATAGATTTTACAACGAACACAGCGTTTAGTCTTATTCCACTTGCCcaacaataaacaacaaattatagTAGAGCGGTAGACGTTCAATACACTTTTTCGCGTAACCACTTCGCCGCTTGGGTATTTTTACTGAATGACAAACACAACATTGTTAAAGCTGTTGAAATATTATCACACGTTGGACACAATTGGCCAACAAAAATGTAACGCATACGATTCAACATACTATTTaaaaccgcaacaacaacaagaacaacagccATACACACCAATGGCAGCCAATGAATTGGAATTGCAAGTAATTATGAATGTTATGATGGTATCGTTAGACACATCTACGAGCACCACCATAGCCGAAacgactacaacaacaacaacatcgtcAGCAGTGACCAGCACCACCATTTATGGCATCGATGAGGCGACCATCTTTTGGGCCACATGCAACGCATTGATAATGGTTTGCATTCTAGCTGGCAACGCCCTCACCATATTGGCCATAACCACTTGTCGTCGTTTACGCAGCTTAATCTCAAATATGTTCATACTATCGCTAGCGATATCAGATTTCGCTGTCGGCATATTGCTACCATACCACATCGCCTTCTATTTAGGCTCAAGTCTAGGCCAATCGCGCGATTTGTGTGTACTGCGATTTGTTCTTATCATCTTCACCTGTTGCGTCTCAATATTGACGCTCATTGCAATTGCTGTGGACCGGTACATAGCTATCGTATATGCATTGCACTATCGACGGTGAGTTGTGAGGAAGAAAGGAGGGGGAgtgaaattttcacaaattcttACTTTCTACATTTTAACATAAACATCGCTATTGCAGCTTCATGACGCGCCGCGTTTCTATCATTATTATCTCCTTTAATTGGATAGCAGGCGCGACGGTTGCTATCATACCGATTTTCTACAATCGCTTCAACACCGCCATTGAGTGCGAATTCTATCAGGTATTGCCCACATGGTATATGGCGGGTATTATAACCCCCGCCTTTGTGCTGATCTGGTCCTTAATGCTTTTGATTTATTGGCGTATAATGCGTGAAGCCGCAAAGCAATCGGAGCCATCGCGTTGCAATCATGAAATGCAGAGCCGTAGCAGCAACAAGCAGGGACGCCGTATGCCAGACTGGAAATCGATGCAGGTAAATAGGAGTTATAGTTTGCGATAAGAGTTCCCATCAGTGTGATTTAAACAATAAGCAAAaacatgtacatacacatacggcCATTGAATTAAGCACGCATTCTATAAAAAAGACACACTTTCTTCgacaatttttctatttgtagTCAGGTCGGTAAATTTGGCAGTTATCGAGCTAAGATAGGAGATCGGCTTGCCTAAACAGATTTTCAATTACGAGTGCAAAagatttgaaagtgaaaataggTCTGCGCTACcgaaaaacaaatattcataaaaaactttCTGGCATTCATAAACGTCATAACTAAAACTGGTCCCTATCGTTTTACCCACAAAAATGTTGGGGCAAACTTTGTCTAAACACCTTTCAACGATGTCTTTATTAAGAAATAGAGAATTACTAAGAAGAAATTTGTATCAGTTTTCATATTCAAAATCTCAcaatgtagaaaaaatacagatgGCGTTATTCATAGTTCCGCTGTTATTTGCGCATTTGACATTTGAGTGACATCagcacagaaaataaacaaacttttgTATGCAAAGTTATTTGTTTGTGAGTCAGTcggtgaatattttaatttttaatatgaagaaaataataaaaatgaagagCCGCGTATTAAATTGGGAAAtcacgaataataaaaaaagcctcaaaatgcagttgttgttgtagcagcatgaaCATTCCCCATGCAAATACAAGGAATGCTGCTgaggtgacagtccttggccggatacaaatccgggtcgttctggttacgtaaaaccgactgtcggAAATACTGCTGTCTTTTTCATCGCTTTCCACATGCTGTCGCTTATTCTACCTCTTTTATtcgtttgttttatgtttttgtgcTGATGTAACGGTCTAGGGATGACGCCATCTTGAATTCCATCATTCTTGTCAAGAACAACTCAATATTAAAATCGAGATATTTATTGTTTATCTAATAATAAAGCATGAGAATTCTCTGTAATTGTTTGAGGATGCTATTAAGATGGCAATCGTTGGTAGCATGTGGAATTCTTGACGTTCCGATAAcctagaaccgactgttgtgaGAGCGTGTCAACGTCGACTGTTATATGGTATTCGACTCTCTTTCGTATTTAAAGAGAATGGTAAATCGAGTAGATGATTTGAGCGGGCAGCCAAAATGTTGAACCAAAAACTAGACAAATACTTTGTTGAAGGTTTTCTGATACGTATGTTGAATACGAATCTGAATGTCGTAATAACCAGAGAACGTCAGACTTgccagattttttaaaaatatatcctAAAAGTGCAAATCGTGTTTCTATCTGAAGTCATGTAGCATGACgagattatttttaattcgaaaatgGTTGTAACATTATCTGAAAGTCTCAGTACTTTACGCTTGCGAAACGAACTTTGAAGCCTAAAAAATCGGTAATTTTCTCGAAAATCATCCACTCAATATACTGAGCTTAGCGAAATCGTCGACTTTCACAAACTGTTGGTTGGTGAAGAGAACCCGAGTGTAGTGTATGGGGAAATGCCACTGAGAAAGAGATgagcattaaaaatatcgcGAAAATTCAGCGATTTGTGCCCAAACATTTAACCTATCACAACAAGGGACTTATATGCGATACAGGGCTTCAATacggcaaaaaaaattttgtttaatgaaaataattaattcttgGATCTAAATCCAAATCACactgaaagaaataaaactattgaatagtacaaaaataaaaataaaaaatataatttgatcTCGACTCGTCAGCAGATtttctgaaattattttttttaagtcatcaCTACGAGtgtatagtaaaaaatatgaaattttaaatttaatatagcatTATCTTCAAGACTCGCGGTAAAAAGTGTTTAAAAGagtatatattgggttggcaactaagtaattgcggatttttttagaaaaccaaagacaattttttcatagaactaaataactttattctgtaatgtattgctcactttgatcaatgaccttttgccatctttcaggcagcatcataatcccacgttcataaaacttctggtttttattagcaaaaaccgAATCAGTAACGATTTGGCATCatcaatattattgaattttttaccatttaaggagttttgtaaagatcgaaacaaaaagtaatcagatggtgcaaggtcaggaatatatggtggatgtggcaaaacatcccaaccaagctccaatattttttaccgagtggccaaagatgtgtgaggccttgcattgtcatgatggaatacaatactttttcgatttgtcaattcgggccgcttttcttcaactgcattgtttaatttcgttggtTGTTCAATCTAGGCATCAGAATTGATAGTTCGGTatacaattcctttgtaatcccaccaaactaataacaaaaccttcttgtgataaatatcaacttttaatgttgtttgagttggtttaCCTGGCCTGTttcacgatcttttccgcttgatattgttgtaaacaacccattttccatcaccagttatcagtcgttttaaaaatggatcattttcattacgtttctttagcaaatagcagctgttaatgcgttgcgttaaatgcgtttctttcagtttgtGAGGAACCCAtgaatcgagtttttgaacatagccaagttgttttaagtgatttccagtgcatgtatgtgatacatgaagcttctctgcaatctcacgtgtagTACTGTGACGAGCCGAAtggattattgctttgattagggcggcATCAACTTCAattggacgaccagagcgtttttcatctttgagtgaaaaatcaccagaacgaaatgtGGGAAACCAATTTTGACCCTGCCGTTCTTATAGGGATTCaccaccataaacagcacattaACTTTCAGGATTTCTCCTTGCAGAAATAGCAAAGCAAAATCTGACGAAAATTTTCTTTCTGATTTTCGGGCTTGCACATCGTTATCTTTGGTGTAAAAATACAAAGGCACATTTTAGGGGCATCACTTTACATTTTGTTGAACTTTAGACATAGGGTTTTTCTAAGTTTCAAGATTCTCCTTTCtagcagtgttttttttttttgacagctgtcacagtTTGATGTAACCTCTTTTGACAGTTTTTGACTAGAACATCAAAATCGCTCTATAACAATACATAAAAGCCACAACGAAAATGGTAGAGCGGAAAAAACTAGAATACTTTTctgatctgaaaaaaaaaaaaacttttccactACTCAAAACTGTGAATATTCTCGGTTTATATCCGCCcggaatgaaaaaaataatagaaaattttgaaaatttttctggcTCTCAAGACATAAAAACATTAGCACCAGTCGTTTACTTCAAAATATCGCTGCTAACGGGGAAAACATTGAAGAAGATCAAAATATGTCCATTGAATGGCATTCACAGCAGACCGATATGGCGATATGTTGTTTAACAGGTCTGTGCGACATGCCATACAACCAATGAAACACTTCATTTATTGCAAGTTAAATTCCTGGGGAGAATAAAATCACGGTATTCTACAACGATTTGGCCGTCAGGATCGCCTTGCTTAACGTCTTTTTGTGGCGTCATGAATAAACCAGGCACAGCTGAAGTTTTGGCAGATACCGTTTGGCACGAAGTTCCAGatatacagataaagatatcTGCGAGCGTTCAggcaataatttaataattaataattcccATTCAAAATATgggttaaatttcaatttaaaaaagaaactctTGACTTAACTTGAAACatctatttaattaaaaaaacaactggATACTGCATACAATATGCATTCTGAAATAATATAAGAACGCCAAAATTAATTTGATCAAGTAAATCTGGAAAAAAGAGTTTATTTCCTGTTTCTGCGACCTTGGGTGTATACTACACCCCAATGCTAGCAGGTTGTGCCCCTATAAATAGCCAAATAACATGCGGTTATCTGAATCATAAAAATGTGACATGGCGCTTTTCACCAATGACAGGCAACTGACAAGCAGTGGTGGTAAAAAAATACCGCTATGCGGATATACGAACAATAGCCGCGTTGTTTTTTTACGCGCATACAGCAAAAGAACATAAACACACAGTGACAATTGTCTATAATCCATGAAAACATTTGGAATCACTGTTCAAAAAATATCACACCAACATTTTCTTGAGTAAATTACGAGCAGAAAGTGCAAGCGGTAAGA comes from Anastrepha ludens isolate Willacy chromosome 3, idAnaLude1.1, whole genome shotgun sequence and encodes:
- the LOC128858365 gene encoding histamine H2 receptor translates to MTNTTLLKLLKYYHTLDTIGQQKCNAYDSTYYLKPQQQQEQQPYTPMAANELELQVIMNVMMVSLDTSTSTTIAETTTTTTTSSAVTSTTIYGIDEATIFWATCNALIMVCILAGNALTILAITTCRRLRSLISNMFILSLAISDFAVGILLPYHIAFYLGSSLGQSRDLCVLRFVLIIFTCCVSILTLIAIAVDRYIAIVYALHYRRFMTRRVSIIIISFNWIAGATVAIIPIFYNRFNTAIECEFYQVLPTWYMAGIITPAFVLIWSLMLLIYWRIMREAAKQSEPSRCNHEMQSRSSNKQGRRMPDWKSMQMVLLIIGCFSICWLTYFIVVCLEILQVYKISMVLYKIAFSLAMFNSAMNPIIYCWKNTNFRRAYWRLLRCKNPNHHKPNKMDLIVYSGNSVQSLPRRHSNITISVLPLPVAAPIKGNEHLMDDKQIGTKEGVRNEEQK